The window TCAGTAAGTTGGGTATTTTCGATGAAATTTACCACTTGATCCAAAATGGAATTAACCAACTTTCGGTCGTTGCCCACGGCGCAAATCCCTAACACGGCCTTCTGCCAAAGGTCTTGGTCTTCTACTTCCGCAATGGAGATATTAAATTTTTTCCTGGCCCGCTGCACGATGCTGCGGAGTACCTGGCGTTTCCCTTTCAGGGAAAAATTCTCGTGGAGAAAAAGCTCCAATTGGCAAACTCCGAGTACCATTTTCCTTTCCCCAAACTCTTAGAGTTGAGCAGTCACCTTTTCGACCGTGTACGACTCGATGATGTCATTGACATTATAATCGCGAAAATCCCCCACGGTAATTCCGCATTCGAACCCAGAAGTCACCTCCCTGAAGTCATCTTTAAGACGTTTTAAAGAAGTGATGTTCCCTTCGTGAATGACTTGCCCATTCCGCACCAAATGAGCATGAGACCCGCGGACAATCTTGCCTTCCAAGACAAAACTGCCGGCTACCACGCCAACCCGGGAGACATTGAAGATCTGACGCACTTCGGCTCGGCCCATCAAGCGCTCTTCGTAAATTGGTTCCAGGAGCCCCTCCATGGCCTTGCGTACATCAATTAAGGCATCGTAAATGACGTTGTAGAGGCGAAGGTCAATCTTTTCCTGTTCCGCCAGAGTTTGGGCTTTGGGTTCGACCTTCACGGTGAACCCCAAGATGATTGCTTCCGAAGCAGAGGCCAACATGCAGTCTGATTCATTAATGGCCCCTACGGAGGTATGGAGGATATTCACCTTGACGGCCTCGGTGCTCAACCGGTTCAGGGCTTCAACCAGAGCTTCGATCGATCCTTGGACATCGGCCTTCAGGATGAGATTTAAGTCTTTGACCACGCCCTTTTTCATCCTTTTGTAAAAATCTTCCAGGGTAACTTTGGAAGTCTTGGAAAGCTCCACCTCCCGTTGTTTCTGTAACCTTTGCGTAGCCAATTCTTTGGCGCGCCGCTCATCGGTGATGACCACAAAAGAATCTCCGGCATTGGGTACGTTGGGGAAACCGATGACCTCCACCGGGGTGGATGGCCCTGCGCTTTCCATCTTCTCGCCGTGATCGTTGATCATGGCCCGCACATGCCCGAAATGGATACCCGCGACAAAGGCATCCCCTACGTGGAGGGTCCCGTCTTGGATAAGGACGGTCGCCACCGGCCCCCGGCCTTTGTCCAGCTTGGCTTCAATCACAACGCCGGTTGACGGCCGGTTGAAATTCGCCTTCAGTTCCAAAACCTCTGCCTGGAGAAGAATCATTTCTAAGAGCTCTTTTAAACCAACCTTTTGCTT is drawn from Deltaproteobacteria bacterium and contains these coding sequences:
- a CDS encoding DUF503 domain-containing protein → MVLGVCQLELFLHENFSLKGKRQVLRSIVQRARKKFNISIAEVEDQDLWQKAVLGICAVGNDRKLVNSILDQVVNFIENTQLTDVADSQIEIINY